From the genome of Deltaproteobacteria bacterium:
CTGGGGCATGGTATTGAGGCTCGATATGGCACTGGCAAACAGGCATTACCTCAAACTCACATCCGGCTACCTCTTTCCTGAAATCGCCCGCAGAGTACAGGCTTTTTCCCAGGCAAACCCCCGGGTTGCCATCATTCGTCTCGGCATAGGCGATGTCACCCTCCCTCTGCCACCAGCAGTAATCGAGGCCATGCACCAGGCCGTGGAGGAGATGGGCCGGGCCGAAACCTTCCGTGGCTACGGCCCTGAGCAGGGCTACAATTTTCTCATAGAAAAAATCATCAGCCATGATTACCAGGCCCGGGGTATTTCTCTGCAGCCTGACGAGGTGTTTGTCAGCGACGGCTCAAAGTGCGACTGTGGCAACATCCAGGAAATATTCGCTCTGGAGAACAAGGTTGCGGTGGCCGACCCGGTATACCCGGTGTACGTGGATACCAATGTCATGGCCGGCCGTACAGGAGAAGCAGACGACCTGGGGCGCTACCAGGGACTCTACTACATGCCCTGTACTGCAGAGACCGGTTTTCTGCCGGAGCTGCCCACAACCCGGGTGGATCTCATATATCTCTGTTTTCCCAATAACCCTACCGGGGCAGTGGCCGACCGTCACTTTCTGCGGAGATGGATCGATTATGCCAGAGAACACCAGGCAATAATTCTCTTCGACGGCGCCTATGAAGCATACATCACCGAAGAGCACATCCCCCGCTCCATTTACGAACTGGAGGGCGCCAAG
Proteins encoded in this window:
- a CDS encoding LL-diaminopimelate aminotransferase, which encodes MALANRHYLKLTSGYLFPEIARRVQAFSQANPRVAIIRLGIGDVTLPLPPAVIEAMHQAVEEMGRAETFRGYGPEQGYNFLIEKIISHDYQARGISLQPDEVFVSDGSKCDCGNIQEIFALENKVAVADPVYPVYVDTNVMAGRTGEADDLGRYQGLYYMPCTAETGFLPELPTTRVDLIYLCFPNNPTGAVADRHFLRRWIDYAREHQAIILFDGAYEAYITEEHIPRSIYELEGAKECAIEFRSFSKTAGFTGTRCAYTVVPRELSARTADGSTVSLNRLWHRRQSTKFNGVSYPVQVAAAAVYSDAGKKQVKETIAYYMENARIIRNALTKAGFTVYGGINAPYIWLKTPGSMTSWEFFDLLLGETHVVGTPGSGFGPSGEGYFRLSAFGQRQQVEEAVRRIQDRFAS